A window from Musa acuminata AAA Group cultivar baxijiao unplaced genomic scaffold, Cavendish_Baxijiao_AAA HiC_scaffold_1139, whole genome shotgun sequence encodes these proteins:
- the LOC135671447 gene encoding cell division cycle 20.2, cofactor of APC complex-like, producing the protein MASSRSRRVEYDRFIPFRSAMDMDYARFALTMPSRPQRDGSRESPSSVAYQKLLDECILKNRSRILAFKSAPEAPASMLPQFDEPIRPPKKQQRRIPREPERVLDAHGMLDEDGLNLLDWGSNNMLAIGLDDTVCLWDDANKSTKVLLQAVEDSGPITCISWSPDSTVLAVALGNSVLALVDPATGKDVNVTEEDENLTPVLSLAWRSNSILTAGRSDGTVVDYDFRKDDTSICFYNGHRRGVCSLKWSALSGRYLASGGHDKLVHIWDACMPVSQHHPRRHKWLHRISSHTSIVKALDWCPTRSNLLASGGGRNDHCIKFWNTVNGACLNSIDAGSEVCALLWDKNKSELLTSHGSPKNQLTLWNYPSMTRAAELSGHSSRVHFLAGSPLGGVVASAAADETLRFWNIFETPKTTKPELPFAQFSVIR; encoded by the coding sequence ATGGCTTCTTCTCGTTCTAGGCGTGTGGAGTACGACCGCTTCATCCCGTTCCGGTCGGCGATGGACATGGACTACGCACGCTTTGCCCTAACCATGCCTTCGCGACCGCAGCGTGATGGTTCGAGAGAATCCCCATCGAGCGTGGCGTACCAAAAGCTTCTTGATGAGTGCATTTTGAAGAACAGGTCTCGTATCCTCGCTTTCAAGAGTGCACCCGAAGCGCCGGCCAGCATGCTGCCCCAATTTGACGAGCCCATTCGGCCGCCGAAGAAGCAGCAGAGGCGAATCCCTAGAGAACCAGAGAGGGTTTTGGATGCCCACGGCATGTTGGATGAAGATGGTTTGAATCTCctcgactggggaagcaataatATGTTGGCGATTGGCCTCGACGACACAGTGTGCCTCTGGGATGATGCAAACAAGTCGACTAAGGTGCTTCTACAAGCCGTAGAAGACAGCGGACCTATCACTTGCATCAGCTGGTCGCCGGATAGCACAGTTCTTGCTGTCGCATTAGGCAATTCAGTTTTAGCCTTGGTTGATCCGGCAACAGGAAAAGATGTGAATGTGACGGAAGAAGATGAGAACCTGACCCCTGTGTTGTCACTTGCGTGGAGAAGTAATTCAATCTTGACGGCTGGAAGATCAGATGGCACTGTTGTTGATTATGACTTTAGAAAGGATGACACGTCCATCTGTTTCTATAATGGGCATCGGCGTGGAGTTTGCAGTCTTAAATGGTCTGCGTTGTCGGGGCGGTATTTGGCGAGTGGAGGGCACGACAAACTAGTGCACATATGGGATGCCTGCATGCCGGTCTCACAACACCATCCACGCCGACATAAGTGGCTTCACCGCATCAGCAGCCACACTTCCATTGTGAAGGCCCTTGACTGGTGCCCAACTCGGAGCAACCtgctggcttctggtggaggTCGCAATGATCATTGCATTAAGTTTTGGAACACTGTTAACGGTGCTTGCTTGAACTCGATCGATGCTGGCTCTGAAGTTTGTGCATTGCTGTGGGACAAGAACAAATCTGAATTACTAACCTCCCATGGTTCTCCGAAGAATCAACTCACCCTGTGGAATTACCCATCCATGACGAGAGCGGCTGAGCTTTCCGGTCATTCATCCCGGGTTCATTTCTTGGCTGGGAGCCCATTGGGaggtgtagtagcttctgcagCAGCAGATGAAACACTCAGGTTTTGGAATATCTTTGAGACTCCCAAAACAACAAAACCTGAATTGCCCTTTGCCCAATTTAGTGTCATAAGATGA
- the LOC103999735 gene encoding glutathione transferase GST 23, whose product MAPPSSDLKLLGSWASSYTHRVQLALKLKGLAFEYAEEDLADKSPSLLLYNPVYEKVPVLLHRGRPVLESVIILHYLDETWPEVPLMPADPYDRALARFWCHFVDDKLGPAVGAVFASPSDGQAAAVEQVHENLRLVERELREGAFAGRRRFFGGDKIGVLDIVLGCGSYWLAVFEEVMEVKLVDPEAFPLFHSWLRDFEEQEEVKAIIPAIDRLLEYARGVRQMMLGLSTRQQ is encoded by the exons ATGGCTCCACCCTCCTCCGATCTCAAGCTCTTGGGGTCATGGGCGAGCTCCTACACTCACCGAGTCCAACTCGCCCTCAAGCTCAAAGGCCTCGCCTTCGAGTACGCGGAGGAGGACCTCGCCGACAAGAGCCCCTCCCTCCTCCTCTACAACCCCGTCTACGAGAAGGTCCCCGTCCTCCTCCACCGTGGCCGCCCGGTCCTCGAGTCCGTCATCATCCTCCACTACCTCGACGAGACATGGCCCGAGGTACCCCTCATGCCCGCCGACCCTTACGACCGCGCTCTCGCCCGCTTCTGGTGCCACTTCGTCGACGACAAG CTCGGCCCTGCCGTGGGAGCGGTGTTCGCGTCGCCGAGCGACGGTCAGGCAGCGGCGGTGGAGCAGGTGCATGAGAACCTGAGGCTGGTGGAGCGCGAGCTGAGGGAGGGGGCGTTCGCGGGAAGGAGGAGGTTCTTCGGCGGCGATAAGATCGGTGTTCTGGACATCGTCCTCGGTTGTGGTTCCTACTGGCTTGCGGTGTTCGAGGAGGTGATGGAGGTGAAGCTGGTCGACCCGGAGGCGTTTCCACTCTTCCACTCATGGCTGCGGGACTTCGAGGAGCAGGAGGAGGTGAAGGCGATCATCCCGGCGATCGACCGGCTGCTGGAGTACGCGAGGGGCGTTCGCCAAATGATGCTTGGGCTCAGCACTCGGCAGCAGTGA